A stretch of the Bacillus licheniformis DSM 13 = ATCC 14580 genome encodes the following:
- a CDS encoding protein-glutamate methylesterase/protein-glutamine glutaminase has translation MIRVLVVDDSAFMRNMITKFLTSNHEIAVAGTARNGEEALQKIKELRPDVITLDIEMPVMNGKETLKRIMASDPLPVVMVSSLTQQGADITIECLELGAIDFVAKPSGSISIDLYKVRDMLIEKVLTAGRVKLKGRQVPISKPAIETAKQPIVGGSDSVRFRAGKQLICIGTSTGGPRALQRVLPKLPKTLKAPVFIVQHMPKGFTASLANRLNHLSEVTVKEAENGERAKDGWVYIAPGGKNMAVGLEKGELVITLDDRDTESRHKPSVDYLFQSLASLREFEKIAVIMTGMGSDGTEGVKGLLKHGSGTVIAEAAESSVVFGMPKSVINNGLANDIKHVDEIAAAIMTYMKKERA, from the coding sequence ATGATTCGTGTTCTTGTCGTTGACGACTCTGCTTTTATGAGAAACATGATCACCAAGTTTTTAACATCCAATCACGAGATTGCTGTAGCAGGAACGGCAAGAAACGGCGAGGAAGCGCTCCAAAAAATCAAGGAGCTCCGTCCGGATGTGATCACATTGGATATTGAAATGCCTGTGATGAACGGAAAAGAAACGTTGAAAAGGATTATGGCGAGCGATCCGCTTCCGGTTGTCATGGTATCGAGCCTGACGCAGCAGGGAGCAGATATCACGATCGAATGTCTGGAGCTTGGGGCGATCGATTTCGTCGCGAAGCCGTCGGGTTCGATTTCAATAGATTTATATAAAGTAAGAGACATGCTGATTGAGAAGGTTTTGACAGCAGGACGGGTGAAACTGAAAGGCCGGCAAGTTCCGATCTCAAAGCCCGCCATCGAGACGGCGAAGCAGCCGATTGTGGGCGGCAGCGATTCAGTCCGCTTTCGGGCTGGAAAACAGCTCATCTGCATCGGTACATCGACAGGGGGGCCGAGGGCGCTGCAAAGAGTGCTTCCCAAGCTTCCCAAAACGTTGAAGGCGCCTGTTTTTATCGTTCAGCACATGCCAAAGGGCTTTACGGCCTCATTAGCGAACAGGCTGAACCACCTCTCAGAAGTAACCGTGAAGGAGGCTGAAAACGGTGAGAGAGCGAAAGACGGCTGGGTTTACATTGCACCCGGAGGAAAAAACATGGCGGTCGGCCTTGAAAAGGGCGAATTGGTGATCACGCTCGATGACCGCGACACAGAAAGCCGCCACAAGCCTTCTGTTGACTACTTGTTTCAATCCCTGGCCTCACTTCGGGAGTTTGAAAAAATCGCCGTCATTATGACGGGGATGGGAAGCGACGGAACAGAAGGCGTAAAAGGCCTTTTGAAACATGGGAGCGGAACGGTGATCGCCGAAGCAGCCGAGTCGTCCGTCGTTTTCGGAATGCCGAAATCGGTCATTAACAACGGGCTTGCAAACGACATCAAGCATGTTGATGAGATTGCCGCAGCCATTATGACGTATATGAAAAAAGAGAGGGCGTGA
- a CDS encoding chemotaxis protein CheA yields the protein MDMNQYLDVFIEESREHLQTCNEKLLELEKNPTDLQLVHDIFRAAHTLKGMSATMGYEDMAHLTHSLENVLDAIRNEEMTITSEWMDVMFEALDDLEAIVLSIIEGGDGKRDVSEVCAKLDVTGANKEAAAAAEAPEAASSETKWSYDEFQRTVIAEAEEQGFKCFEIKVALKEDCLLKGVRVYMVFEQLNEVGEVVKTIPETEVLESEDFDSEFVICFLSKHGKEEIFNKINGVSEIEKIEVTELKNDFSAQEEAKPAASEKETAPKEAEKKPAKQPDGKKDAAKPAAGGGTKTIRVNIDRLDSLMNLFEELVIDRGRLEQIAKELEHSELTETVERMTRISGDLQSIILNMRMVPVETVFNRFPRMVRQLTKELNKKIELSIFGAETELDRTVIDEIGDPLVHLLRNSLDHGIEAPEVRVKNGKPETGQVRLKAYHSGNHVFIEVEDDGAGINRKKVLEKALERNVITEREAETIEDHEIDALIFAPGFSTADQISDISGRGVGLDVVKSKLESLGGSVSIKSSEGEGSLFSIQLPLTLSIISVLLVKLENETFAIPISSIIETAVIDKKDILQTHDREVIDFRGHIVPVVYLKEQFNVEDSSDDLDQLHVIVVKKGDKLTAFVVDSFIGQQEVVLKSLGDYLTNVFAISGATILGDGQVALIIDCNALIK from the coding sequence ATGGATATGAATCAATATTTAGACGTCTTTATTGAAGAAAGCAGAGAACATTTGCAAACCTGTAACGAAAAATTGCTCGAACTCGAAAAAAATCCGACAGACTTGCAGCTTGTCCATGATATTTTCAGAGCGGCTCATACCTTGAAAGGGATGAGCGCAACGATGGGCTATGAAGACATGGCTCATTTAACGCACAGTCTGGAAAACGTGCTGGATGCGATTCGAAATGAAGAAATGACCATCACGTCAGAGTGGATGGACGTCATGTTTGAAGCGCTCGATGACCTTGAAGCAATCGTCCTTTCGATCATCGAAGGCGGCGACGGCAAAAGAGATGTTTCCGAAGTCTGCGCCAAGCTTGATGTGACAGGGGCAAACAAGGAGGCGGCAGCAGCGGCAGAAGCGCCTGAAGCGGCGTCTTCCGAAACGAAATGGTCCTATGACGAATTTCAACGAACGGTCATCGCCGAAGCTGAGGAACAAGGCTTTAAATGTTTCGAAATCAAAGTTGCATTGAAAGAGGACTGTCTGTTGAAGGGCGTTCGGGTGTACATGGTATTTGAGCAGCTGAACGAGGTCGGCGAAGTCGTTAAAACGATTCCGGAAACAGAAGTCCTTGAATCGGAGGATTTTGATTCCGAATTCGTCATCTGCTTTTTAAGCAAACACGGAAAAGAAGAGATTTTCAACAAAATCAACGGCGTATCTGAAATTGAAAAAATAGAAGTGACCGAGCTGAAAAACGATTTTTCGGCACAAGAAGAAGCGAAGCCCGCCGCATCCGAAAAAGAAACCGCACCGAAAGAGGCGGAGAAAAAACCGGCTAAGCAGCCGGACGGCAAAAAAGACGCGGCGAAACCTGCGGCAGGCGGCGGAACGAAGACGATCCGCGTCAACATCGACCGCCTCGATTCATTAATGAACCTGTTTGAAGAGCTGGTCATTGACAGGGGGCGCTTAGAGCAGATCGCCAAAGAGCTAGAACACAGCGAATTAACGGAAACCGTCGAACGGATGACTAGAATTTCAGGCGACCTGCAGTCGATCATCCTCAATATGAGAATGGTTCCGGTAGAAACGGTGTTCAACCGATTCCCGCGCATGGTCCGCCAGCTGACAAAAGAATTAAATAAAAAGATCGAGCTGTCGATTTTCGGAGCGGAAACAGAGCTTGACAGAACGGTAATAGACGAAATCGGCGACCCGCTTGTCCACCTCTTGAGAAACAGCCTTGATCACGGGATCGAGGCGCCTGAAGTCAGGGTGAAAAACGGTAAACCTGAAACCGGTCAAGTCCGCCTGAAAGCATACCACAGCGGTAACCATGTCTTTATCGAGGTGGAGGATGACGGCGCCGGCATCAACCGCAAAAAGGTGCTCGAAAAAGCGCTTGAGCGCAACGTCATTACTGAACGCGAAGCCGAAACGATCGAAGATCATGAAATCGACGCGCTCATTTTTGCGCCGGGATTCTCAACCGCAGATCAAATCTCGGATATTTCAGGACGCGGAGTCGGCTTAGACGTTGTCAAAAGCAAGCTGGAATCGTTGGGCGGTTCTGTCAGCATCAAATCGAGCGAAGGCGAAGGTTCGCTTTTCTCCATCCAGCTTCCGCTTACACTGTCGATCATTTCCGTGCTGTTAGTCAAACTTGAAAATGAAACGTTTGCGATTCCGATTTCTTCTATTATAGAAACGGCTGTCATCGATAAGAAAGATATTCTTCAAACGCACGACCGCGAAGTGATCGATTTCAGGGGCCATATCGTACCGGTGGTTTACCTGAAAGAACAGTTTAATGTTGAGGATTCTTCAGATGATCTTGATCAGCTTCACGTCATCGTCGTGAAAAAAGGAGACAAGCTGACGGCATTTGTTGTCGACTCCTTTATCGGCCAGCAGGAAGTCGTATTAAAATCACTCGGCGATTATTTAACAAACGTCTTTGCCATTTCCGGCGCGACGATTTTGGGAGACGGACAAGTAGCCCTGATCATCGACTGCAACGCCCTTATTAAATAG
- a CDS encoding chemotaxis protein CheW codes for MTTQTTTGEKMIVFKVNHKEYAISVSEVMSIEKWQQPTRVPGVEPYICGVINLRGVVTPVIDLRKRIEAPGDTITDETRIIIITHQDIEVGWVVDEANDVITVEEEEIESAPETVGKDGRQWIKGIVKQGSRLLNLIDSEAVLNRKSSLAAASENVKK; via the coding sequence TTGACCACACAGACTACCACCGGTGAGAAAATGATTGTGTTCAAAGTAAATCATAAAGAGTATGCCATCTCTGTATCAGAAGTAATGTCCATTGAAAAATGGCAGCAGCCAACAAGGGTGCCGGGAGTGGAACCGTATATTTGCGGCGTCATTAATTTGAGAGGTGTTGTCACACCTGTCATCGATTTAAGAAAGCGGATTGAAGCGCCTGGAGACACGATTACTGATGAAACGAGAATCATCATCATCACCCATCAGGACATTGAAGTCGGCTGGGTGGTGGATGAGGCGAACGATGTCATCACAGTCGAGGAAGAGGAAATTGAATCGGCTCCCGAAACGGTAGGAAAAGACGGCAGGCAATGGATTAAAGGCATCGTCAAGCAAGGGTCCAGACTTCTCAATCTGATTGACTCTGAAGCTGTTTTAAACCGGAAGTCGAGCCTTGCCGCCGCTTCTGAAAATGTGAAGAAATAA